Part of the Ruania alba genome is shown below.
GGGTCGAGCTCGAGCAGCGGAGGGTCGAGTTCGTCGAGTGCGGCTCTGATCCCACCGGTGCCGCGGCCGTTGTACGTCACCTCGGGTTACGGCATGCGCTGGTACCCGATCACCGGTGGCTACTACATGCACCAGGGTGTGGACCTGCGCTCGGCCTGCGGGAACTCCCAGGTGGCCTCGGCGGGCGGTACGGCCTTCGCGGTGCGCCCCGCCCCGAACGGCACGCACGGCAACCAGGTGATGATCAACCACGGCACCATCAACGGCAACACCTACGTGACGGTCTACAACCACCTCTCCCGGTTCGCTGTGAGCCAGGGACAGTCTGTGTCGCAGGGCCAGACCATCGGCTACACCGGTGCTACGGGCAACGTGACCGGGTGCCACGTGCACTTCGAGGTCTGGCGCAACGGATCCACGATTGACCCGATGAACCTTCCCGGCTTCTGAATTATCGACGGCGTGGAGAACCTTGCTGCCACATCGGGTAGCAAGGTTCTCCACGCCGTCGATAATTCACGTGGGGGTGCGGCCGTGCCGGGGCTTACAGTGGACCGGCGAAGGAGAGCGATGAGCAACAAGGCCAAGGGCGCAAAGAAGAAGAAGACGAGTGGCGCCGTCGACCCCAAGACGGTCAAGACCGTGGTGGCGCGCAACAAGAAGGCCCGGCACGACTATCACATCGATGCCACCTACGAGGCCGGGCTCGCGCTCACCGGGACCGAGGTGAAGTCCCTGCGTGCTGGGCGCGCCTCCCTCGTGGACGGCTGGGTGTACGTCGACGCCGGTGAAGCCTGGCTGGAGAGCGTGCACATCCCCGAGTACACCGAAGGCACCTGGACGAACCACTCTCCCCGCCGCAAGCGCAAGCTGCTGCTGCACAAGGAGCAGATCCTCAAGCTCACCCAGCGCACGAAGGAGAAGGGCTTCACCATCGTGCCGCTCGAGCTGTACTTCATCGGCGGCCGCGCCAAGGTGGAGATCGCGGTCGCCCGAGGCAAGCAGGAGTGGGACAAGCGCCAGGCGCTGCGGGAGAAGCAGGACGCGCGCGAGGCGCAGCGGGCGATGAGCCTGCGCCAGCACCGCTGAGCGTCCTCGGCCTGAACTCGTCCAATCCCTCCAGCGTTCGGCGCACGTAATCCCTCACAACCGACGAACGGAGTGAGCGGATGCGGGCACGGACGACCGTGATCATCGGTGCGGCGGTGGTGGTGCTCGGTGGCACCGGTGCCCTGGTCGGCCCCGGGATCTACGCCGAATGGGCGAACTCCCGTGCCGATGAGGCGCCGAGCCTCGATCCCGGGAGCTCGGGCGAGCCGTCGGTCGATCCCGCCGGTCTGACCGGGGAACTCACCCTGGCTGACGGATCCTATGCCGGGTACCGCGTGCACGAGATCCTGCAGGGCAATGACGTCAACGTCACCGGCCGTACCGAGTCGGTGCAGGGGTCGGCCACCGTGGAGGCCGGTGTGGTCACGGAGGCGATGATCACTGTGGACATGGCGAGCGTGGCCACCGACGAGTCGGCGCGGGACGCCTACTTCCGTGATTCGGCGTTGGATGTCGAGGAGTTTCCGGAGGCCACGTTCACCCTCACCGACCCTGCCGAGCTTCCCGACGGCGGAGGTTCCCTCACCCTGTCCGGTGACCTCGAGGTGCATGGCGTGACCCAGTCGGTGGAGCTGGAGACGGAGACCGCCGTCACTGCCGAGCAGGTGGAGGTGGCCGGCACTGTGCCGATCACGTTCTCCGACTTCGACGTCCAGGCGCCCGATCTCGGGTTCGTGACCGTCGACGATGCCGGCGCGGTGGAGTTCTCCCTGGTGTGGGAGTTCGCCGAGTAGCGTCAGCGGTTCTGATACACGAAGGCAGGGATCGCGTCGGCCACGCGGCCGAGCCAGGCGGCGCGCTCGGCGAGCTCGACCGGGTCGGCGGTGCCGCGCCGGAAGCTCACCAGCTGGTTCCCGACGATCTGCAGGGTGGTCTCCGGTGGACCGTCCTGCATGGCCGCGATCACGGTGGGCGCGAGCAGGGCGTGCGCAAGTCTGTCATCGGCAGCGACCACCCGCAGGCGTTCGTTGAACGTGTTCGACTCGGTGTCGAGGTCGCTCAACAACCCGAGCGAGGTGGCGGCGGCGCCGCCAGGACCTTCGCTGAGCAGGTTGAACGTCGGCAACCGTCCCGGCAGCTCAAGCGTGCACAAGGCGTAGTTGACGCCGGAGACGGTGACTCGCGTGCGCATCCGCTCCGTTTCGTTGCTCCAGCCGCGCCCCGTGGTGCCGCACGCCACGGCTGGGCGGCCTGCCATCTGGCGATGCATGACGTGCGTGGTTGTCGCCGATCGGGCGTCCGGGAAGAGGTGCCGCAACTGGAGCCGGTCCAGCACTCCGGGATCGGTGCCCACGTAGGTCCACCCGGCCTCCTGTGCGGCGGCGGTCACCTCGGCCGTGCTGCGCGGGTCCGGACGGCCGCTGCGCACCGCGACGACGATCGCCGCCACCAGGCCCGCGACGCCGAGCAGGCTGCCGAGCACGATCGCCGCGATGATCCAGGGACTGAGCACGGCACTCCTCAGAAGTCGGGTGTCTCGTGGCAGCCGCAGGAACGGCGCGCCACGAAGGTGAAGTCCAGCAGTTCATGGACCGGGGTGGTCAGCGTATCCGGGTCTCGGACCACCCGGTGGCGGAGGAGATCGTGGCCAGGATCGTCCGCGCGGGGGAGGCTGCCGCTCCCTGACCTTGCATAGGCTGGACGGATGCGGCGCCTTCTGAACCGGATCCTGACACTCCTCGCCGTGGCGCTCGTCGCCGTGCTGGCTGTACCGGCCGCCGCACACGCCGATGCTGAGGACGCGTGGTCGATCACCCGCTACCACGTGGATGCCCAGGTGCACCCTGAGGGCACGATCGACGTGACCATCGACATGACGTTCGACTTCGCCGACGAGTCCGGGCACGGTCCCTATCTGACCCTGGTGGAGCGGCAGGAGATCCCCGACGATCCCGACCACTACCGGGTGCTGGAGTACACCGGCATCACGGCCTCCTCGGACTCCGGGGCGCCGGCGGACGTGACCACCGAGTCCGACGACGGTGGCCTGATCGTCTACGTCGGCGACGAGAACGAAAAAGTCTCCGGGGCCCAGCAGTACACGATCTCCTACACGGTAGCGGGAGTCCCCAACTCCGGTGCCGGCGCCGACGGCCAGGACGAGGTCTTCTGGAACGTGATCGGCTCCGCGTGGGAGGTGCCGATGTCCGACGTGCTGGTCGAGATCGACGGCCCGCACGCCATCCGGGACGCCGCGTGCTACGTGGGACCGGTGGGTAGCGACGACATCTGCGCCAACGCGACCTACCGGTCCGACGGCCTGGCCTCGTTCGACCAGCCTGCCCTGGACAGCGGCGAGGGGATGACGATCGTGCTCGCCTACGACCCGGACACGTTCGGCGGTGTGGAGCCCATCCTCGTCGAGCGCACCACCTGGTCGAACTTCTTCGGCATCGACACCGTCGCACCATGGTTGGCGCTCCTGCTCGCCGGCGGTGGCATCGCGGCCGTGGTGGTCCGCGCCCGGCAACGCGGACGCGACCGCGCCCACCTGGGCCTGACCCCAGGTCTCACTCCGGTCAGTGGGGCCTCCGGGCAGGGGGAGGGGCACGCCTCGGGCGGTCCCGTCGCCGTCCGCTTCACCCCGCCCGACGGCGTCACGCCGGGTGCTGCAGGCACCCTCCTGGACGAGGTGGCGCACACCCAGGACGTGACAGCCACCATCGTGGACCTCGCCGTGCGCGGGTACCTCACCATCGAGGAGGTCCCCGTGGACGAGAGCAAGGACGGGACGCCGGACTGGTGGTTGCGCCGGACTCTCACCGGGCCACAGGCGAGCTGGGAGGGCCTGCTCCCGTTCGAGGAGACGATCCTGCGCGGCGTCTTCCCCGGCAGCGACCGCAAGGTGCGGATGTCCGAGCTCGGGACCGAGTTCACGGAGTCGATGAGCCAGACACAGTCCGAGCTGTACGACCGGGTGGTCGAGCGCGGCTGGTTCAGCAAGTCGCCGCAGCAAGTGCGGATCGCGTGGGTGGCGGCGGGGGTGCTGACCTTCATGGCGGGGGTCGGGGTGACCATCGCGCTCGGGCTGCTCACCGGGTGGGGTTTCGTCGGGCTCGCGGTGGTGCTCACCGGTATCGCGCTGATGGTGGCGGCGAGCTTCGCCCCTGCACGGACGGCAGACGGGACCGCGGTGCTGGCACAGACGCTCGGCTTCAAGAAGTATCTGGAGACCGCCGAGGCGAACCAGTTGCGTTTCGAGGAGGGGCAGGACATCTTTTCGCGCTACTTGCCGTACGCGATCGCGTTCGGTGTGGCCGAGCACTGGGCGACGGTCTTCGCCGACGCGGCTGCGGCAGGCCAGGTGGAGCTGCAGCCCACCTGGTACGTGGGTGCGACGCCCGGGGTGTGGACCGCGGCGGCGTTCACCAGCGTCTCCGGCTTCGTGAGCACCGCGTCGGTGTCGGTGGGCGCAGCCGCCATGGGCGCCGGTGGCGCCTCCGGATTCTCCGGCGGCAGCGTCGGCGCGGGTGTCGGTGGCGGTGGCGGCGGTGGTTGGTGATCTGCCAGCACCGATCCGTGGGTAGATTGGTGGGGTCGAACCATCCACGCGATCACGACTTGAGGAGCGAGACGATGGGCTTCGCCCTGCACCGCCTGCCCCTGCGGCTTACCGCCGGGGCCTTCATCCTGAACTCCGGACTGAACAAGCTGAACCTGGACGCCGAGTCTGCTGCAGGCCTGCAGCAGATGGCTCTGAACGCCTTCCCCCAGCTCGAGCAGCTCTCTGCCGAGGACTTCGGCACGTACCTCGCAGCCGGTGAGATTGCCCTCGGCACCTCGCTGCTCACCCCGTTCCTGCCGAGCAAGTTGGTGGGGCTGGGCTTGACGGCGTTCGCAGGGTCCCTGGTGTGGCTCTACCTGCGGACGCCGGGGATGACCGAGTCCGACGGTATCCGCCCCACACCTGAGGGCATCGGGATGGCCAAGGACATCTTCCTCCTCGGCATCGGCCTCGCGCTGCTGCTGGAGCGCAAGGGCAGCAAGGTCTGAGTCTCAGCTCGACCAGCACATCCGATCGGCGTCACGAGGAAATACTCGTGACGCCGATGGTGTTGTGCCCGGTAGACTGACGCATGTTCACTGCAGCGCCCACGGGCGCCGGCGGTGGATGTGTGACAACTCAACAGGGGGGTGATCGGTTTCGACGACGGTTGTCGTTCCAGGAGAAGCGGGTCGAGGATGCAAGGTCATCTCGTCAAACGCTCCTTGCAAACCAATAGGTGCCGATTCCAAGCGCACCGACTTCGCCCTCGCCGCCTGAGCGAGCGTAGAAGTCCGTCAGCCCGGGGTTGCTCTCGACCCGGTTCCTGGCGTCATCTAGAGAGCCACTGCTCGTAACCCTCGTCATCGGGGTTGCGGGGACTTTTAGGTGACTGAGCCCGTCAGCGACTTGTCTGCGTGATCGCTGGGGCCGAGAAAATCTACTAGCAGACTGCACCCGGAGAAGTCCTGGTTCCGCACTGTCGGACGCGGGTTCGATTCCCGCCACCTCCACCAACGATGAGGGACGGCCCACGCCCTGTGGGCCGTCCCTCATCCTTTGCGGCCTGTGGGAATCGCCGAGGGGCGCATTGGCGGCCGTCAGGCCGACAGCGACGGCTCCCGCCACCTCCACTCCCTGCAGTAAGGGCTCGGCACATCACGTGCGCCGAGCCCCTACTGCTTGTCCTGGGCCTATCAGCGGTTGTCGTGGGCGTCCTTGACGTTCCCCTTGACCTGGCGCGCGGCACCCTTGGCCTGGTCCGTCACGCCGTCAGCCTGGAGGCTCCGGTCATCGGTGGCATCGCCGATCTTCTCCTTGGCTTCGCCGACCTTCTCCTCGACCTTGCCCTTGGCCTTGTCGAATGTTCCCGACATGATGACTCCGTTTCTGTGCGTGGTTGGTTCCTGTACGCGATCGCGCACAGGCGTTGTTCGTGTCCGCGTGCTACGCCTTCCGGCCCTGCAGCTTTCCGTACACGAACAGGACGATGAGCGAGCCGACGATGGCAGTCACCACGGACCAGAACCACCCGCCGGTCAGTGCGAAGCTGAAGTTCCCATGAATGATCAGGTTCCCCAGCAGGCCGCCGACGAGCGCGCCGATGACTCCGAGGACGATGGTGGCAAGGATGCCGCCGCCTTGCTTGCCAGGCAGGATCAACTTGGCGATCGCCCCGGCGATCAGGCCGACCACGAGATAGAAAATGATGGTCATGTCAGTGCACTACCCCTTCGAGTGTGGTCCGGGGGCGTGCCGCCCGCGGACCGTTGACGTGGCAGGGGAACGTCCCAGCACACGAGGGCATGCAGGAAGGCCCGTGCCGGTGCACGGGCCGATGTGGCCGAGTGGTCGCCGATGACGACGATCGATAGCCAACCACGGGATGCCTCCGCTGGGTACGCAGAACCTGCCGTCCCGTTGGCTGGAGACGGTCCTTATCGTGCAGCACGACCGCGGATGCGTCAATTGCGACGTGCGCGGGATCGACCGATCGCTGCCGGGCTTCAGCCTCCGAGCTGGCGGACGTGACCGGCCACCACCTGCTCGGCCACCGTGGCGAGCTTGGTGTTCAGTTCGTTCGAGGTCGTCCTCAGCATCTCGAACGCCGCGTCGTCAGAGATGCGGTGATACGCCATCAGCAGGCCGATGGCCTTGCCGATCTCCCGGTTGGAGGTGAGTCCGCCGCGGAGCGTGATGACGTCCTGCCGGTCCGCGGCCGCTTGCAGCGCCACCGAGCTGAAGGCAGCGAGGATGGCCGCCTGGTTCACTCCGTCGTCGGTGAAGCCGTTCGGTCGATCACTGAAGAGGTTGAGGGCGGCGACCTTCCGCCCTTGACGCACGATGCGGAAGCCGAGCATGCCGCGGATCGGGGTCTGCTCCAGCAGGAGGCTACGCAGCCGGGGCCACGGGGCGTCCGGATCGTTCAGGTCCGGCGCGAGCTGCGGGGCGTCGTCCTCGATCGCGTCGACGCACGGTCCGGTACCGGCGGCACGTTCGATTTGGTCGATCCTGAGGGCGATCTCGTCGGTGGCGGCCGGCGTGGACCACCGGTCGCCCTCCCGCATCATCAGGCTCGCGTGATCGCACCCGGTCACGAGGACACGGGTGGCTGAGCAGATTGCGTGGTAGGCACTCCCGTAGTCATCGCCGGTGTACAGCAGTTCACCCAGCTGCTCGAACATGCTGAGGGACCTCTCGCGCGCGAGAGAGTGATTCGTGGTGGCCATGCGCGGGCATGCTCCTTGGTTTGGCGCCGGGTGTCGTGACCCGGGGGCTCATTATGCACGGCAAGACTGTGCCGGGCGTCGGCAATAGGGACACTGATGTCCGGCACCGTGTCGTTGAGCCTCAGCGGTTCATCGGGGTGGGAAGAGTGGCTGCCAGCGTGGCCACCCGGGATCTCGACGACTGCACTACGAACCGCTAAACGCTCGTACAGCGGCGTGTCCCGCGGCTAGAGTGACCGTAGGGGGCCAACGCAAGGAGGGGTGATGACCGCTGACTGTGCGATCACGACCGAGGGACTGCGCAAGACCTATCCGGGAGTACGTCGACGCGTGGCCGTCGACCGGCTCGACCTACGGGTCCCCGTCGGCGGTGTGCACGGTTTCCTCGGGCCGAACGGCTCGGGCAAGACCACCACGATCCGGATGCTGCTCGGTCTGATCCGGCCGGACGAGGGGGAGATCCGGATCTTCGGACGGCCGGTTCCAGCTGAGCTGCCGGACGTGATCGGCCGGGTCGGTGCGATCGTCGAATCGCCGAAGTTCTTCCCGAACTTCACCGGGCGGCAGAACCTGGAGCTGCTCGCCGGGGCGATCGGAGCCAGGCGCCGTCGGGTGCGTCACGTGATCGCTCAGGCCGGCCTCGCTGACCGTGCCGACGATCGCTTCGGCACCTACTCCCTCGGCATGAAGCAGCGCCTCGCGATCGCGGCGACGCTGCTCAAGGAGCCCGACCTGCTGATCTTCGACGAGCCCACGAACGGTCTCGACCCGGCCGGGATCCACGAGATCCGTACGACCATGCGCCGACTGGCCGACGAGGGGCACACCGTGCTGGTGAGCAGCCACATCCTCGGTGAGGTGGAGCAGATCGCTGACACTGTCTCGATCATCGGTCGTGGCCGGCTGATCGCCACGGGTGCCGTCTCCGACATCATCGGTCAGCGGGCCGTCACCGTGCGCGTGGTCGTGCCGGAGCCGGACACGGCGCTCCCCGTGCTCGCTCGCGCAGGCCTGACGGCCCGGGTCGATGAGGGTGCCCTGCTCCTGGACGGTGCCGATGATCCCGCGTGCGTGAACCGGCTGCTTGCCGAGCACGGCATCTACGCCGCCGAGCTCGGCGTGGTCCGGGTCGGGCTGGAGTCAGTCTTCCTCGAACTCACCCAAGAGGTCGAGCTCGGGCGTCCTCGCCGGCGAGACCGGCGGCCCAGCACCCAGGCGGGAGCTGCCTGATGCTACTCCGCACCGAACTGCGCCGAATCCGCCTGCGCCTGCTTGTCTGGGTGCTCCTGATCGCCGGCCTCCTGGCCAGTCTCGCGATCGTGCTCACGTCCTGGGCCGCCGCCCAACCCATCACGGACGACCAGCGCGCCGTGGCGGAGGAGGCCTACCAGCAGGAGCTGGCCGATTGGGAGGAGAACGGCGAGGAGATGGTCGCCCAGTGCCTGGAGGACCAGGAGCGGGAATCGGAGCGTGACGGCGAAGATTACGATTTCGGGTGCGACCAGATGGAACCGCAACCGGAGTGGTACCTCCCGTACGAGGCGACCCTGGCGGAGCACGTGGCGTTCACGGTGCGTCCGTTCAGCATCTTGGTCCTCGGTAGCGTCGGACTCGCGATCGGCACCACGGCGGTCGCGGCCGAGTTCGCCAGCGGTGCGATGGGGACCCTGCTCACGTTCCAGCCCCGCCGGCTCCGCGTCTACGCGAGCAAGGTCGGCGCCGTCGCCCTCCTTGCGCTGCTGCTCTCGCTCCTCCTGACCGGGATCCTGGCGGTCGGTACCTGGGGAGCGTTCGAGCTTCGTGGGGTCGAGGCGACCGTGTCCTCGGCGTTGTTCTGGAGTGCTGTGCGCACGCTCGCGGTGCTGCCCCTGGCGGCCGTGGCCGGAGCGGTCCTGGGGTTCCTGCTGCGATCCACCGCCGTGGTGCTGGCTGTCGTGGCGGGGTACGTGATTGCGGTCGAGGCGATCCTCGTCTCAGCGGTGCGGGCGCTGACCCCATGGTCTGTCCGCGGCAACCTGATGAGTTGGCTGCAGTACGGTTCCAGCTACTGGGTCCTGACCTGTGAGCAGCGGCCGGACGGCGCGATCGCCTGCGAGGAGGTCGAGCGCAGCATCTCGTTCGCCTGGAGCGCGGGCTATCTGGCCGTGCTGGCTGTGCTGCTGGTCGCCGTCGGCGCCCTGGTGTTCCGGCAGCGTGACATCACCTGAGGCGGCGGCTCAGCGAAACCGCTGCACGGCGAGCGGGGCGGCCTCGGCGAGGTCCCGGACCGCCGGGTGCTCGGCGTTGGCGAGTACTTCGCTCACCGGACCGCTGGCCACGAACTGTCCCTCGGCCAGGAAGTGCACCGAGGGGCACATCCGCTCCACCAGTTCCAGGTCGTGTGAGATCACCACCGCTGCCGTGCCCAGCCGCTCCATGATGGCGCCGAGGCGCCGGGCCATCTCCCCGCGGGTCTGCGGGTCCACGGCCGTGAACGGTTCGTCCAGTACCAGAATCTCCGGGCGGGTGGCCAGCGCAGTGGCCAGCGCGACCCTCTGTCGCTCGCCCCCGGAGAGCGTGATCATCGCCCGCTTGCCGAACTGCTCGGGGAGGGCGACGGCATCCAGTAGCTCCGCCGTCGTGGTGGCGTGCGTGCGCCCCGCCTTGCGGGCGATCTTCAGCGCTTCCTTCAGGTTGGCGGCCACGGTGAGTCGCGGGTCGGTGACGGTCATCGAGTCCTGGGACTGGAAGCGCACCGCCGCCCGAAACTCCTTGGCCTCACGGCGCGGCATGCGGCGGATCGCACGTCCGTTGAACGTCACCTGCCCCCGGGTGGGGCGCTCGGTACCGCGCAGCAGTCGGGCCAGAGTGGTCTTGCCGACGCCGGAGGGACCGATGATGCCCAACGGGGCGTCACCGGCGGTGATCGTCAGATCGATGCCGTTGATCACCGGGGTACCGGGGTAGCCGCCCCAGAGATCGTGGGCTTGGAGGACCGAACCGGCCATGCGCGCTGTGCTCCTTCATCATGAGGCGGGGACTGGTTGCATGCTATCCGCCGCACCCGATGGCCGAACGCAATCGTGTGCGGCATCGAGCCACGGAAATGCCGCACAGCGTTGCGCTCGGCGGCTCAGCGAGGCAGCGGCCCCAGCATCGCCGTCGCCATCGCCTGGTGAGCGGAGTCCTCGCTGCTCGGATGGAACATCCCCGCCGCCACGTCGCGGTAGAGGCGACCGAGCTCGTCGCCGGTGCGGTACGCGGACCCACCGGCCACCTGCATGGCCGCTGTCACCACCTCGCGGGCGACCTCGGTGGCCCGCCATTTCAGTGCCGACAGCCGGGGGAACCACAGGTCACCGTGGTCAGTGCCCTCGTCCACGTCCCGGGCGAGTGCTTCGAGCTGGCCCACCACGCCGTCGAGGGAGATGCCTGCTGCCGCGATCCGGCGGCGCACGTCCGGGTCGTGGGCCAGCGAGGCGCCGTCGTTCTTGCGGGAGGTGCGCTGCTGCGCAGCCTGGACCGCCAGGGAGAGCGCCCGTTCGGCGATCCCGGTGTAGACGGCGGCGAGCAGGATCTCGAAGCAGGCGAAGATGCCGAAGATCAGCGGATCACGGCTCGGCCCGGGGTCGATCCGGCGAATCACCCGCTCGGCCGGGGCGTGCGCACCGCGCAACAGCGTGGTCCGCGACTGGGAGGCGCGCTGGCCGAGCGTGTCCCAGTCGTCCAGGATCTGTACCCGCCCCTCCTTCACCTCGTCCCGGTGCAGGAACGCGAACACCGACTTCGGCTCGTCGGCGCTGGTGGTGTCCGCGCCGAACACGCCCAGGCGGGTCCAGGCCGGGGAGAGCGAGGTGAAGATCTTGGTGCCGGTGAAGCGGTAGCCGCCTGCGCCGTCGGGCTCGGCGGTAGAGGTGGAGCCGAACAGCATCAGGTCGTTGCCCGGTTCGGAGATGCCGAACGCGAAGATCTCTCCGGACGCCGCCTCGGTGAGCACCTGATCGGCGAAGGACTCACCACGGGCTCGTACCACGGTGGCCACACCGACCCACACCTGATGCATGTTCACCGCCAGCGCGGTGGCCGGGGCCGCACCCGCCAGCGCGCGTTGCTCCCGGGTGAGCTGGGCCAGGGTGAGCCCGCCTCCGCCGAGCCGTGCCGGCACGTGCGCGCTCAGGTACCCGCTCGCCACCAGGTCCGCCAGGTCGTCGGCGAAGAAGGCGTTCTCCCGGTCGTACCCCGCGGCGCGGGCATGGATCCGGTCCAGCAGGTCGGTCTCCAGGAATGCCATCTCGCGTCCTCTCGTCGATGCACTCGGGGCTCTGGCGCCGCCGGTCGCGGCCTCTGGTCAGCGTATGCCGGGCGGAGCAACGACCACCCGAGAGAATGTGTGACAGATGTGAATGTTGTGACAGATGAGGCAGGATGAACCGACCCAGAGGGCGAAAATGGCGGAAACACGCCGAGAAACGCCGTCGAAATGCCCGCGGACGGGGCGCGTCGTCGTAGTGTGACGACAGCGCTCCCCGATCGGGGAGCGGCCACGAACGAAGGGAATCTCCGTGTCCGTCAACCGCACCGAGCTCGTTGCCGCCATCGCCGACAAGGCTGGTCTGACCAAGACCGATGCAGACTCCGCCCTGGGCGCCCTGCAGGAGGTCCTGGTGGAATCCCTGGGCAAGGGCGAGGCCGTCAAGGTCACCGGCCTGCTCAGCGTGGAGCGCGTGGAGCGCGCCGCACGCACCGGTCGCAACCCGCGTACCGGCGAGGAGATCCAGATCCCCGCTGGTTACGGCGTGAAGGTCTCCGCCGGCTCGGCCCTGAAGAAGGCCGTCGCCAAGTGATCACCGGCGGCCGTTGACGGTCGCCACCCGAAGGGGCGTGGGAATGATCCCGCGCCCCTTCGTCATGCCAGCCCGGCATCGCGATCTGCCGAGCAGTCGACGGCGGAGCGAGGGGTCGCCGGTCATGTTCGCCGTGGTCAGTGGCCGGACTTCTCATGCTCCCGCGCTCGGGCGACAGCCTCCTGTTCGCGCTTGACCGCCTCGCGGAGCTTCTTGTTCGCTTCGCGCACGCCCTTCTCGGCCTCCCGCCGCGCCGACCGCGCCTCGCGGACCTTCCGGTCCTTCGGGAAGGCGTCGGTGCTGGCCTCCTCGGGAGGTGGCACGTCTGCTGGCGCGCCCGAGGCTCGCGCCTCCACGTAGAGCGCCACGCCGTCGAGCAGGCGTTCCAGGCCGAACGCGAGCGGATCGGCGTCTGCCGTGAAGACGCCCGCGTCGATGGCCCGGCGGAGCTCGGGGAACTGCTCCTCGGTGACGAGGGCGTCAATCATCGCGGCGACCTGACGGTCCAGATCGTCGGGCGTCTGGCCCGCCTCCCGGGCCTGTTCGTCGTACCCGCGCTCCACGATGGCGGTCCACCGTGCGTGGCCGGTCATCAGCAGCAGGACTGCGGTGCGCTCGAGCGGGTCGAGCGGAGTCTCGACCAGGATGCTCAGCGCCGTATCCACCCAGGCGAGGTTCGCCGGTGTGCTCGGGATCCCGGTAATCGGTAGGTCGAGCATCCAGGGGTGGGCCCGGTAGACGGCCAGGGACTCGTGATGCCAGCGGAGCAGGCCCTCGCGCCAGGTGGGCGCCTCGGTGACGCTGTGGGGAGGGGTGCCGAGCGCCGTCTCGCCCATCAGGAGCAGGAGATCGTCCTTGCTGGTGACGTACCGGTAGAGCGACATCGTGGTGAAGCCGAGGCGTTTCGCCACAGCGGCCATGGAGACGGCGCCGAGGCCGTCGGCGTCGGCGAGCTCGACGGCGGTGTCGACGATCCGCTCGAGGCTGAGCTCGCGTTTGGGGCCGCGCTGCTGCGGGTGGGCAGCCACGCCCCATGCGAGTGCGATGCCACGGGGGAGGCCGATCTCGTCCGGGTCGTGGTCCATACCCTCACCCTAGTTTTGTTTATGGCGTAGACAAGTCGGTGTATCTCACATACTGTGTATGCCGTACACATTGATGAAGGGATGGATGAT
Proteins encoded:
- the smpB gene encoding SsrA-binding protein SmpB, whose amino-acid sequence is MSNKAKGAKKKKTSGAVDPKTVKTVVARNKKARHDYHIDATYEAGLALTGTEVKSLRAGRASLVDGWVYVDAGEAWLESVHIPEYTEGTWTNHSPRRKRKLLLHKEQILKLTQRTKEKGFTIVPLELYFIGGRAKVEIAVARGKQEWDKRQALREKQDAREAQRAMSLRQHR
- a CDS encoding YceI family protein: MRARTTVIIGAAVVVLGGTGALVGPGIYAEWANSRADEAPSLDPGSSGEPSVDPAGLTGELTLADGSYAGYRVHEILQGNDVNVTGRTESVQGSATVEAGVVTEAMITVDMASVATDESARDAYFRDSALDVEEFPEATFTLTDPAELPDGGGSLTLSGDLEVHGVTQSVELETETAVTAEQVEVAGTVPITFSDFDVQAPDLGFVTVDDAGAVEFSLVWEFAE
- a CDS encoding DUF2207 domain-containing protein, giving the protein MRRLLNRILTLLAVALVAVLAVPAAAHADAEDAWSITRYHVDAQVHPEGTIDVTIDMTFDFADESGHGPYLTLVERQEIPDDPDHYRVLEYTGITASSDSGAPADVTTESDDGGLIVYVGDENEKVSGAQQYTISYTVAGVPNSGAGADGQDEVFWNVIGSAWEVPMSDVLVEIDGPHAIRDAACYVGPVGSDDICANATYRSDGLASFDQPALDSGEGMTIVLAYDPDTFGGVEPILVERTTWSNFFGIDTVAPWLALLLAGGGIAAVVVRARQRGRDRAHLGLTPGLTPVSGASGQGEGHASGGPVAVRFTPPDGVTPGAAGTLLDEVAHTQDVTATIVDLAVRGYLTIEEVPVDESKDGTPDWWLRRTLTGPQASWEGLLPFEETILRGVFPGSDRKVRMSELGTEFTESMSQTQSELYDRVVERGWFSKSPQQVRIAWVAAGVLTFMAGVGVTIALGLLTGWGFVGLAVVLTGIALMVAASFAPARTADGTAVLAQTLGFKKYLETAEANQLRFEEGQDIFSRYLPYAIAFGVAEHWATVFADAAAAGQVELQPTWYVGATPGVWTAAAFTSVSGFVSTASVSVGAAAMGAGGASGFSGGSVGAGVGGGGGGGW
- a CDS encoding CsbD family protein codes for the protein MSGTFDKAKGKVEEKVGEAKEKIGDATDDRSLQADGVTDQAKGAARQVKGNVKDAHDNR
- a CDS encoding GlsB/YeaQ/YmgE family stress response membrane protein yields the protein MTIIFYLVVGLIAGAIAKLILPGKQGGGILATIVLGVIGALVGGLLGNLIIHGNFSFALTGGWFWSVVTAIVGSLIVLFVYGKLQGRKA
- a CDS encoding GAF and ANTAR domain-containing protein, giving the protein MATTNHSLARERSLSMFEQLGELLYTGDDYGSAYHAICSATRVLVTGCDHASLMMREGDRWSTPAATDEIALRIDQIERAAGTGPCVDAIEDDAPQLAPDLNDPDAPWPRLRSLLLEQTPIRGMLGFRIVRQGRKVAALNLFSDRPNGFTDDGVNQAAILAAFSSVALQAAADRQDVITLRGGLTSNREIGKAIGLLMAYHRISDDAAFEMLRTTSNELNTKLATVAEQVVAGHVRQLGG
- a CDS encoding ABC transporter ATP-binding protein, whose product is MTADCAITTEGLRKTYPGVRRRVAVDRLDLRVPVGGVHGFLGPNGSGKTTTIRMLLGLIRPDEGEIRIFGRPVPAELPDVIGRVGAIVESPKFFPNFTGRQNLELLAGAIGARRRRVRHVIAQAGLADRADDRFGTYSLGMKQRLAIAATLLKEPDLLIFDEPTNGLDPAGIHEIRTTMRRLADEGHTVLVSSHILGEVEQIADTVSIIGRGRLIATGAVSDIIGQRAVTVRVVVPEPDTALPVLARAGLTARVDEGALLLDGADDPACVNRLLAEHGIYAAELGVVRVGLESVFLELTQEVELGRPRRRDRRPSTQAGAA
- a CDS encoding ABC transporter permease subunit, yielding MLLRTELRRIRLRLLVWVLLIAGLLASLAIVLTSWAAAQPITDDQRAVAEEAYQQELADWEENGEEMVAQCLEDQERESERDGEDYDFGCDQMEPQPEWYLPYEATLAEHVAFTVRPFSILVLGSVGLAIGTTAVAAEFASGAMGTLLTFQPRRLRVYASKVGAVALLALLLSLLLTGILAVGTWGAFELRGVEATVSSALFWSAVRTLAVLPLAAVAGAVLGFLLRSTAVVLAVVAGYVIAVEAILVSAVRALTPWSVRGNLMSWLQYGSSYWVLTCEQRPDGAIACEEVERSISFAWSAGYLAVLAVLLVAVGALVFRQRDIT